In Ptiloglossa arizonensis isolate GNS036 chromosome 6, iyPtiAriz1_principal, whole genome shotgun sequence, a single window of DNA contains:
- the Fmt gene encoding phosphatase 6 regulatory subunit 1-like protein fmt isoform X5 produces the protein MFWANNYVSSPHIEALLNKEGVTLQELMDEEDILQECRSQNKKLIEYLTRFDVLEELIMLTTKEPSTDIEERWRYKYPNVACELLTCDVPTLNEKLAGDTTLLTKLYSFIDTDQPLNPLLASFFSKTIGVLVARKTDQNWYSYQFTCLQVLDFLKSRQTCVDLLLQHLETSAIMDLILKLVTQVEGNDIRQNILNWLDSQQLVQRLIKLLSPNSESSKHTNAAQLLCDMITETRENQRTSTKQSDSDPILNTLESADTVSLLLETVLSGEKLESSIVGGIQVLLTLLSKKTNNALNEGDVHDNGIEDEVTDKEQRMKISNATLPYLEQLHKLLLHPPYKPPVKTTAGVLECPLGNTRIHVAKLFTALMTVENVKIYETLVELGTFQTLLDLFFTYTWNNFLHTQVQLCLALAVNCDFKDTNDIIYSNIFIKCKLIDRILEAWDKNDNKQNMENGIRQGYMGHLINIANNIVNQRKKSEDLDNFLKSNLSSECLNKWKNLVNTQLAKINKTHQILLSAETDPYKNNSSENPNDFSSYPQEEYLEVHRTEQFYANYLKQHMAPQFIGSFGFYDDELNKSEGDLHNSIDQITTLGFTLSEEDHEKREEVFNKICQEKQKGGLDDCSAGAEWGDEGELTFQTVVDKQDWPPKQQHDSNSFDEDDEGNTLPEVNPWGSAPSETVESTGPPDTSADLNKTEAVMENKIAAETIGAGDVEVDDSVDSTSSSHIESNIDDKSIEDSLYFICNANRNANTNPNPNPNPNKILNARETTCEENIMKTELATTTVQNEKSSNDYKISCSLNNASSEAVLPPTDAK, from the exons ATGTTTTGGGCGAACAATTATGTGTCATCGCCTCATATCGAGGCATTGCTCAATAAGGAG GGTGTTACATTACAAGAATTGATGGATGAAGAAGATATTTTGCAAGAATGTAGAAGCCAAAAtaaaaaacttattgaata TCTAACAAGATTTGATGTATTGGAAGAATTAATAATGCTTACAACTAAAGAACCATCGACAGATATAGAAGAACGTTGGCGTTATAAATATCCAAATGTAGCTTGTGAATTATTAACTTGTGATGTACCAACTTTAAATGAGAAATTAGCAG GAGATACAACACTTTTGACTAAACTTTATTCATTTATTGATACGGATCAACCATTAAATCCGCTCTTGGCATCATTTTTTAGTAAGACTATCGGAGTACTTGTTGCTCGAAAAACTGATCAG AACTGGTATTCGTATCAGTTCACTTGTTTACAGGTTTTGGATTTTTTAAAAAGTCGTCAAACATGTGTCGATCTCCTTTTGCAACATTTGGAAACCTCTGCAATTATGGATTTAATACTGAAACTTGTTACTCAAGTTGAGGGTAATGACATAcgacaaaatatattaaat TGGTTAGATAGTCAACAGTTAGTGCAAAGATTGATAAAGTTATTATCTCCTAACTCTGAATCAAGTAAACATACAAATGCTGCACAATTACTTTGCGATATGATTACTGAAACAAGAGAAAATCAACGTACATCTACAAAACAATCTGATTCAGATCCTATTTTAAATACTCTTGAATC AGCAGACACAGTAAGTCTACTGTTAGAAACAGTCTTAAGTGGAGAAAAATTAGAGAGCAGTATTGTCGGAGGAATTCAAGTACTTCTTACACTTTTAAGCAAAAAAACTAACaa tgCATTAAATGAGGGAGATGTTCATGATAATGGTATTGAAGATGAAGTAACAGACAAAGAACAAcgtatgaaaatttcaaatgcaaccttACCTTATTTAGAACAACTTCATAAACTTCTGTTACATCCACCCTAT AAACCTCCTGTCAAAACAACGGCTGGAGTGTTAGAATGTCCATTAGGCAATACACGTATACATGTTGCAAAGTTATTTACAGCACTAATGACTgtggaaaatgtaaaaatttacgaaaccTTAGTAGAACTAGGAACATTCCAAACACTACTG gatttattttttacatatacGTGGAACAATTTCCTACATACTCAAGTACAATTGTGCCTGGCTTTAGCTGTTAATTGTGATTTTAAGGATACAAATGACATTATTTATTCTAAT ataTTTATCAAGTGCAAATTAATAGATCGAATTTTAGAAGCATGGGATAAAAACGATAATAAACA AAATATGGAAAATGGAATCAGACAGGGATACATGGGTCATTTgataaatattgcaaataaCATTGTTAACCAACGTAAAAAAAGCGAAGATTTAGATAACTTTTTGAAATCTAACTTATCATCTGAATGCcttaataaatggaaaaatcttGTGAATACAcaattggcaaaaattaataaaactcaTCAAATTCTTTTG AGTGCAGAGACCGAtccatacaaaaataattccagTGAAAATCCAAATGATTTTAGTTCTTATCCACAAGAAGAATATCTTGAAGTTCATCGAACTGAACAA TTTTACGCTAATTACCTGAAACAGCATATGGCACCGCAATTTATTGGAAGTTTCGGATTCTATGACGATGAACTCAATAAAAGCGAAGGTGATCTTCA TAACTCCATTGACCAAATAACAACGTTGGGCTTTACTCTCAGTGAAGAAGATCACGAAAAGAGAGAAGAGGTGTTCAATAAG ATATGTCAGGAAAAACAAAAAGGTGGCTTGGATGATTGTAGCGCAGGGGCAGAATGGGGTGATGAAGGTGAACTTACTTTTCAAACTGTGGTAGATAAACAAGACTGGCCCCCGAAACAGCAACATGATTCCAATTCGTTCGACGAGGACGATGAAG GTAATACACTTCCCGAGGTGAATCCATGGGGCAGTGCACCATCAGAAACAGTTGAATCTACTG GGCCACCGGATACATCGGCGGATCTAAATAAAACGGAAGCtgtaatggaaaataaaatagcgGCGGAAACCATTGGAGCAGGTGATGTCGAAGTCGATGATTCTGTTGATAGTACTTCTTCGTCACATATAGAATCGAATATAGATGATAAAAGTATTGAGGATAGTCtgtattttatttgtaatgCTAATAGAAATGCAAATACAAATCCAAATCCAAATCCAAAtccaaataaaattttaaatgccAG AGAAACCACGTGTGAAGAAAACATCATGAAAACGGAGCTTGCTACTACTACGGTACAAAATGAAAAGTCCTCGAATGATTACAAAATCTCATGTAGTTTAAACAATGCGTCATCGGAAGCTGTATTACCACCAACAGATGCCAAATGA